Proteins encoded in a region of the bacterium genome:
- a CDS encoding carbon-nitrogen hydrolase family protein — protein MDTPFLAAAVQLTSTSDEERNWEEAKTFVREAAGRGARFIATPENTNFLGPHEEKVRRAESLDGKTCTRFAKLAAECEAFLLLGSFNERSDEPERCYNTSVLFNPEGKRIAIYRKIHLFDIDLSEEVSIRESATIKPGEEVVVANTDLAALGLSICYDLRFPELYRRLTVDGAELLCVPSAFTWTTGKAHWELLLRARAVENQCYVLAAAQCGKHDDEGLRETWGHSAIIDPWGEVLAMAGEEPGVIVAELDPERLAEVRRAMPVAEHRRL, from the coding sequence ATGGATACTCCGTTTCTCGCCGCCGCGGTCCAGCTGACCTCGACTTCCGACGAGGAGCGCAACTGGGAGGAGGCCAAGACCTTCGTTCGAGAGGCTGCCGGGCGGGGAGCCCGCTTCATCGCGACTCCCGAGAACACCAATTTCCTCGGCCCTCATGAGGAAAAGGTGCGGCGGGCGGAGTCGCTCGACGGTAAGACCTGCACGCGGTTCGCCAAGCTCGCCGCCGAGTGTGAAGCGTTCTTGTTGCTGGGCTCCTTCAACGAGCGCTCGGACGAGCCCGAGCGCTGCTACAACACCTCGGTTCTTTTCAACCCCGAAGGCAAACGGATCGCGATCTATCGAAAGATCCATCTGTTCGACATCGATCTCTCGGAAGAGGTCAGCATTCGGGAGTCGGCGACCATCAAGCCGGGCGAGGAAGTCGTGGTTGCGAATACCGACCTGGCCGCACTCGGTCTTTCGATCTGCTACGACCTGCGCTTTCCCGAGCTCTACCGGCGGCTCACCGTAGACGGCGCCGAGCTGCTCTGCGTGCCGTCGGCCTTCACCTGGACCACCGGCAAGGCCCATTGGGAGCTCCTGCTCCGCGCGCGAGCGGTCGAGAACCAGTGCTACGTCCTGGCCGCGGCCCAGTGCGGCAAGCATGACGACGAAGGCCTGCGCGAGACTTGGGGCCACTCGGCGATCATCGACCCCTGGGGCGAGGTGCTCGCGATGGCCGGGGAGGAGCCCGGTGTCATTGTGGCCGAGTTGGATCCGGAGAGACTGGCCGAAGTCCGGCGGGCCATGCCGGTGGCCGAGCACCGGCGGCTGTAG
- a CDS encoding YceI family protein produces the protein MRSRFLSTLALAAALATFAVPAVQAAETYAIDNSHSNIGFSVKHFGITSVRGEFKEFSGELMIDEEDLVNSSVKLEIVADSVDTNHEQRDGHLRSADFFDAENHGQLTFESTKIESAGDGEYLVTGNLTIRGTTNEIQMPVTFGGPISARGTLRIGIEGGLTIDRQDYGVSFSRVMDTGGLVVGNDVKISFALEASRPEEETVDES, from the coding sequence ATGCGATCAAGATTCCTTTCGACCCTGGCCCTGGCGGCCGCTCTGGCCACCTTTGCCGTGCCCGCGGTTCAGGCCGCTGAGACCTATGCCATCGACAATAGCCATTCCAACATCGGTTTCTCGGTCAAGCACTTCGGGATCACCAGTGTTCGGGGCGAGTTCAAGGAGTTCTCGGGCGAGCTGATGATCGACGAAGAGGACCTGGTCAACTCCTCGGTGAAGCTCGAAATCGTTGCCGACAGCGTCGACACCAATCACGAGCAGAGGGATGGCCATTTGCGCAGCGCCGACTTCTTCGATGCCGAGAATCACGGCCAGCTGACCTTCGAGAGCACCAAGATCGAGAGTGCCGGTGACGGCGAGTATCTGGTTACCGGGAATCTCACGATCCGCGGAACCACCAACGAGATTCAGATGCCGGTGACCTTCGGCGGACCGATCTCGGCTCGCGGCACGCTACGGATCGGTATCGAGGGGGGACTCACGATCGATCGTCAGGACTACGGCGTCTCGTTCAGCCGCGTGATGGACACCGGTGGTCTGGTCGTCGGCAACGACGTCAAGATCAGCTTCGCGCTCGAGGCCTCCCGGCCGGAAGAGGAAACCGTCGACGAGAGCTAG
- a CDS encoding molybdopterin-dependent oxidoreductase, whose protein sequence is MTDIKKLNERVSAARRDTEARGETFYPGASRIHLASFPPRERWDDWVELDSKSWPKRVEKRYMLVPTTCFNCESACGLLAYIDKDTLQVRKFEGNPEHPGSRGRNCAKGPATLNQIIDPDRILYPLKRAGKRGEGKWVRVTWDQALEDISRRVAKAIREGRQREIMYHVGRPGEDGFTERVMAAWGVDGHNSHTNICSSGARAGYQFWCGIDRPSPDHARAEVILLISSHLETGHYFNPHAQRIMTAKKNGAKLIVLDTRLSNTATHADFWLATQPGSEAAVMLAIANYLIQNDLYNREYVERWWNWKEYLGSVHPGLEPTFESFELMLKAEYEGYTFEFAARESGVDADTLRRVAETVATAGTRLSTHNWRSASSANEGGWQVARTLFFLNALMGAIAVPGGTYPNAWNKFVPRPIHLPRHPEYWSELTWPIEFPLTMYEASFLLPHLVKDGRGKLDTYFSRVYNPVWTNPDGFSWIEMLTDEEKTGLHVALTPTWNETAYFADYILPMGHSSERHDTHSYETHDAQWIGFRQPVMRAARERLGETVTDTRETNPGEVWEENEFWLELSWRIDPDGELGIRTFVESKERPGEPLKVEEYYRFLFEKSVPGLPEKAAAEGLKPLEYMRRYGAFEVERDIGPVYEREVPADELEDPVEDQYGRVFTRAPAPAPVNLAPTGAPPGDDEGRRFAGVKIDGKILRGFPTPSGKLEFYSPTLAAWGWDEYTIPTYIKSHVHPDNMAPDEMCLISTFRLPVQIHTRSANAKWLDEIAHTNPLWLHPKKAAEIGVRTGDLVRVETHNGYFVVKAWVTEGIKPEVVACSHHMGRWKLQEPDGDLARGQRQLMATVSLDNQGSDWKIQRKKGAGPYESSDPDTSRIWWTDVGVHQNLTFPVHPDPISGMHCWHQAVRVKKAEPQDGYGDISVDIERSHQVFKDWLAKTRSAMDHSPDGTRRPAWLVRPVKPVKNAYKLPEPVNS, encoded by the coding sequence ATGACGGACATCAAGAAACTCAATGAGCGCGTAAGCGCCGCACGCAGAGATACCGAAGCGCGTGGCGAGACTTTCTACCCGGGCGCCAGCCGGATCCATCTGGCGTCGTTCCCGCCCAGGGAGCGCTGGGACGACTGGGTCGAGTTGGACTCGAAGTCCTGGCCGAAGCGGGTCGAGAAGCGCTACATGCTCGTGCCCACCACCTGCTTCAACTGCGAGTCGGCCTGCGGGCTTCTGGCCTATATCGACAAGGACACGCTTCAGGTGCGCAAGTTCGAGGGCAATCCCGAGCATCCGGGCTCGCGCGGGCGCAACTGCGCCAAGGGGCCGGCGACCTTGAACCAGATCATCGATCCGGACCGCATCCTCTATCCGCTGAAGCGCGCCGGCAAGCGCGGCGAAGGCAAATGGGTCCGAGTCACCTGGGACCAAGCCCTCGAGGACATCTCGAGGCGAGTCGCCAAAGCCATTCGCGAGGGGCGGCAGCGCGAGATCATGTATCACGTCGGCCGGCCCGGGGAGGACGGTTTCACCGAGAGGGTTATGGCGGCCTGGGGAGTCGACGGTCACAACTCCCACACCAATATCTGCTCATCGGGCGCCCGTGCCGGCTACCAGTTCTGGTGCGGCATCGACCGGCCGAGTCCGGACCACGCTCGCGCCGAGGTGATCTTGCTGATCAGCTCCCACCTCGAGACCGGGCACTATTTCAACCCGCACGCGCAGCGGATCATGACCGCCAAGAAGAACGGCGCCAAGCTGATCGTGCTCGACACCCGCCTCTCGAACACGGCAACCCATGCCGATTTCTGGCTCGCCACCCAGCCCGGCTCCGAAGCCGCGGTCATGCTGGCGATTGCCAACTACCTGATCCAGAACGATCTCTACAACAGGGAGTACGTCGAGCGCTGGTGGAACTGGAAGGAGTACCTCGGTTCAGTGCACCCCGGTCTCGAGCCCACGTTCGAGAGCTTCGAGCTCATGTTGAAGGCCGAGTACGAGGGCTACACCTTCGAGTTCGCGGCGCGGGAATCCGGCGTCGACGCCGACACCTTGCGCCGGGTCGCCGAGACGGTGGCGACCGCGGGCACCCGTCTCTCGACCCACAACTGGAGGAGCGCCAGCTCGGCCAATGAGGGCGGCTGGCAAGTCGCGCGCACTCTGTTCTTCTTGAATGCGCTGATGGGAGCGATCGCGGTGCCCGGCGGCACCTACCCCAACGCCTGGAACAAGTTCGTGCCGCGGCCGATTCACCTGCCGCGCCATCCGGAGTACTGGAGCGAGCTCACCTGGCCGATCGAGTTCCCGCTCACGATGTACGAAGCTTCGTTTCTGCTACCGCATCTGGTCAAGGACGGCCGCGGCAAGCTCGACACCTATTTCAGCCGCGTCTACAACCCGGTGTGGACCAACCCGGACGGCTTCTCCTGGATCGAGATGCTGACCGACGAGGAGAAGACCGGCCTTCATGTGGCACTGACGCCGACCTGGAACGAGACCGCTTACTTCGCCGACTACATCCTGCCCATGGGGCATTCGTCGGAGCGCCACGATACCCACTCCTACGAGACCCACGACGCCCAGTGGATCGGTTTCCGGCAGCCGGTGATGCGCGCCGCCCGGGAGCGGCTCGGCGAGACGGTCACCGACACCCGAGAGACCAACCCCGGCGAGGTCTGGGAAGAGAACGAGTTCTGGCTCGAGCTTTCCTGGCGCATCGACCCGGATGGCGAGCTCGGTATTCGTACGTTCGTCGAGTCCAAGGAGCGCCCCGGCGAGCCGCTCAAGGTCGAGGAGTACTATCGTTTCCTGTTCGAGAAATCGGTTCCTGGACTGCCCGAGAAGGCCGCGGCCGAGGGCTTGAAACCGCTCGAGTACATGCGCCGCTACGGCGCCTTCGAGGTGGAACGCGACATCGGGCCGGTCTACGAGCGCGAGGTTCCCGCCGACGAGCTCGAGGACCCGGTCGAAGACCAATACGGACGCGTGTTCACGCGCGCGCCGGCGCCGGCGCCGGTCAACCTTGCTCCCACCGGAGCTCCACCCGGAGACGATGAAGGCCGGCGCTTCGCCGGCGTCAAGATCGACGGCAAGATACTCAGGGGCTTTCCGACTCCGTCGGGCAAGCTCGAGTTCTATTCTCCGACTCTGGCGGCCTGGGGCTGGGACGAATACACGATCCCGACCTATATCAAGAGCCACGTCCACCCCGACAACATGGCTCCGGACGAGATGTGCCTTATCTCGACCTTCCGGCTGCCGGTGCAGATCCACACTCGCTCGGCCAACGCCAAGTGGCTGGACGAGATCGCCCACACCAACCCGCTGTGGCTGCACCCGAAGAAAGCCGCCGAGATCGGTGTCCGAACCGGCGATCTGGTGCGAGTCGAGACCCACAACGGCTACTTCGTGGTCAAAGCCTGGGTCACCGAGGGAATCAAGCCCGAGGTCGTCGCTTGCAGTCATCACATGGGTCGCTGGAAGCTCCAAGAACCGGACGGTGACCTCGCGCGCGGCCAGCGCCAGTTGATGGCCACCGTGTCGCTCGACAATCAGGGCAGCGACTGGAAGATCCAGCGCAAGAAGGGCGCGGGGCCGTACGAGTCGAGCGACCCCGACACCTCGCGCATCTGGTGGACCGACGTCGGCGTGCACCAGAATCTGACCTTCCCGGTCCACCCTGATCCGATCTCGGGCATGCACTGCTGGCACCAAGCGGTGCGAGTGAAGAAGGCCGAGCCGCAAGACGGCTATGGCGACATCTCGGTAGATATCGAGAGGTCCCATCAAGTGTTCAAGGATTGGTTGGCCAAGACCCGGTCGGCGATGGACCACTCCCCGGACGGCACCCGCCGCCCGGCTTGGCTGGTGCGCCCGGTCAAGCCGGTTAAGAACGCCTACAAGCTGCCCGAGCCGGTCAATAGCTAG